One window from the genome of Thermococcus siculi encodes:
- a CDS encoding Rossmann-like domain-containing protein, translating to MLLEKIKRKALSLADGLELLDFGFALPYTWVLVQGPEGKALGVAMTLPEEVQRYRNSIGRPSLEAFIERADSLNVIERTLGMAAINAVSQYHIDLSGAEWVDVLELLPGDAGKVAMIGNMPPLVKKLREEGFNVFVFERNPKLWDKETYSDALEYHLLPEMDAVIASASCLVNGTIDLLIDRAKNAKLFVLTGPTGQLLPEFLRGTRVTHLAAMKVVDIERALLGLKLGSFRGFEEGNRKYVVRV from the coding sequence ATGCTGCTGGAAAAAATCAAACGGAAGGCACTTTCCCTTGCCGATGGCCTCGAACTGCTCGATTTCGGCTTTGCCCTTCCCTACACGTGGGTTCTCGTCCAGGGGCCAGAGGGAAAGGCTCTCGGCGTTGCGATGACCCTTCCCGAGGAGGTGCAGAGGTATAGAAACTCCATAGGGAGGCCCTCCCTTGAGGCGTTTATAGAAAGGGCCGACAGTCTGAACGTCATTGAGAGAACCCTTGGAATGGCCGCGATAAACGCGGTCTCGCAGTACCACATAGACCTGAGCGGCGCGGAGTGGGTCGACGTCCTTGAGTTACTCCCTGGGGATGCGGGTAAAGTCGCCATGATAGGCAACATGCCGCCGCTGGTAAAGAAGCTCCGGGAAGAGGGCTTCAACGTCTTCGTCTTCGAGCGCAACCCTAAACTCTGGGACAAGGAGACCTACAGCGACGCCCTCGAGTACCACCTCCTGCCCGAGATGGATGCGGTGATAGCGAGCGCCTCGTGTTTGGTAAACGGAACGATTGACCTCCTCATCGACAGGGCGAAGAATGCTAAACTATTCGTCCTCACCGGGCCGACGGGCCAGCTCCTGCCGGAGTTCCTGAGGGGAACGCGCGTCACACATCTCGCGGCCATGAAGGTCGTTGACATCGAGAGGGCTTTACTCGGTCTCAAGCTTGGAAGTTTCAGGGGCTTCGAGGAGGGCAACCGAAAGTACGTGGTGAGGGTATGA
- a CDS encoding DUF2250 domain-containing protein codes for MSGGNTKRERPGSYRGIELLPVHLYVLAHLKRAGVDYARMMAKMSELPLPTIETAIKDLMDVGLIERDSGSAVKRSKARFKKAFEVHKHHTYYRLSREGELFVRSIDREWLEIYFESLFPGGWNAVKVLKSAGSFNELPKGLRHDEVRDELLLHRFITPNGRKTRFFRLLMEFLRV; via the coding sequence ATGAGTGGCGGGAATACAAAGAGAGAACGCCCAGGTTCGTACCGAGGCATTGAGCTTCTTCCGGTTCACCTCTACGTCCTGGCCCACCTCAAGAGGGCCGGCGTGGATTACGCCAGGATGATGGCGAAGATGAGCGAGCTGCCACTCCCCACGATTGAAACCGCGATAAAAGACCTCATGGATGTTGGGCTGATTGAGAGGGACAGCGGAAGCGCGGTGAAGAGGAGCAAAGCCCGGTTCAAGAAGGCCTTCGAGGTTCACAAGCACCACACCTACTACCGCCTCTCCCGGGAAGGCGAGCTTTTCGTTAGGTCAATCGATAGGGAATGGTTGGAGATATACTTTGAGTCGCTCTTTCCGGGCGGATGGAATGCAGTCAAGGTTCTCAAAAGCGCGGGATCCTTCAACGAGCTTCCCAAAGGACTCAGACATGATGAAGTCAGGGACGAGCTTCTCCTCCATCGCTTCATAACGCCAAACGGCCGAAAGACCAGGTTTTTCAGGCTGCTGATGGAGTTCCTCAGGGTTTAA
- a CDS encoding NifB/NifX family molybdenum-iron cluster-binding protein, translating to MRIAVPTNGGGLNDTVAPVFARAPAFYIADVDENGNVTNEKVIQNGAAMAGGGAGPMAVQTLINEGVEAIIAPQVGPNALGAIQAAGIRLYQVAPGTPVEEAIKAVTSGGVEQFRTPTPAAPVAPATPTAPAPAYGPYPTTPAYPPYPAYGYGPGWGRGWGRGGGWGRGRGWGRGWGRGGRGWGARLGYCPWTGQPSRRTWLARFFGWW from the coding sequence ATGAGAATCGCCGTACCAACCAATGGTGGAGGGCTCAACGACACGGTTGCCCCGGTCTTTGCCCGTGCTCCGGCATTCTACATAGCGGACGTTGACGAGAACGGAAACGTCACCAACGAGAAGGTCATCCAGAACGGAGCGGCCATGGCCGGAGGCGGAGCCGGCCCGATGGCCGTTCAGACGCTCATCAACGAGGGAGTAGAGGCAATAATAGCCCCGCAGGTTGGGCCGAACGCCCTTGGAGCCATACAGGCCGCAGGCATAAGGCTCTACCAGGTCGCACCCGGGACTCCAGTTGAGGAGGCCATAAAGGCGGTCACCAGTGGGGGCGTGGAGCAGTTCAGGACCCCCACCCCTGCCGCGCCGGTTGCCCCGGCAACCCCAACGGCTCCAGCTCCAGCCTACGGACCCTATCCGACCACGCCCGCATACCCGCCGTACCCGGCCTACGGCTACGGCCCCGGCTGGGGCAGGGGCTGGGGCCGCGGTGGCGGCTGGGGAAGAGGACGCGGTTGGGGCCGCGGTTGGGGCAGAGGCGGAAGAGGCTGGGGAGCAAGGCTTGGCTACTGCCCCTGGACCGGCCAGCCGAGCAGGAGGACGTGGCTCGCCAGGTTCTTCGGCTGGTGGTGA
- a CDS encoding NifB/NifX family molybdenum-iron cluster-binding protein encodes MRIIVSTVNGGLDDRVNPAFGRTPTFTIVDVDESGKVANVQVVPNPGYSQPRGAGVTAAQFCIDQGADVAISGQFGPNSSGVLQAAGIKMVSAPANMTVREAVEAFLRGELTGAVMGPEGGGMGGGYGAGMGRGGGMGRGRGMGRGRGAGGGMGRGRGGGWGGW; translated from the coding sequence ATGAGGATAATCGTATCAACCGTAAACGGGGGTCTCGACGACAGGGTCAACCCGGCCTTCGGGAGGACTCCAACCTTTACGATAGTCGACGTCGACGAAAGCGGGAAGGTGGCGAACGTCCAAGTCGTGCCTAACCCCGGCTACTCCCAGCCAAGGGGTGCAGGGGTCACAGCGGCTCAGTTCTGCATAGATCAGGGGGCAGATGTCGCCATATCCGGCCAGTTTGGACCCAACTCCTCCGGCGTCCTCCAGGCTGCGGGCATAAAAATGGTCTCCGCACCCGCAAACATGACGGTCCGCGAGGCAGTCGAGGCATTCCTCCGCGGCGAGCTCACCGGGGCAGTGATGGGTCCCGAGGGCGGCGGAATGGGTGGAGGCTACGGCGCTGGCATGGGGCGTGGAGGAGGTATGGGAAGAGGACGTGGAATGGGCCGCGGCAGAGGAGCCGGCGGTGGAATGGGAAGAGGACGCGGTGGCGGCTGGGGTGGCTGGTGA
- a CDS encoding MBL fold metallo-hydrolase: protein MRLIVLNDNTPSRGLLNEWGWSVLVEGKHRFLFDADTNPLVLAHNSKALGVSLKGLDFAVLSHWHYDHYGGFPHVGELNPGLRLYAPPGNKVEAMRWGFDVVEVLNAGRIAAGVWTSGPLDGFEQAVGVETPSGLVVLVGCSHPGVDRLTRAILEVSGHEKAHLVIGGFHGPSRGTLDRLAEMADFIAPAHCSGDAAKTYVRKRYPEKFVSVKTGTMVEV, encoded by the coding sequence ATGAGGCTCATCGTCCTGAACGACAACACGCCCTCAAGGGGCCTCCTGAACGAGTGGGGCTGGAGCGTTCTGGTTGAGGGGAAACACCGCTTCCTCTTCGACGCAGATACAAACCCCCTCGTTCTGGCGCACAACTCAAAGGCCCTCGGCGTTTCCCTCAAAGGCCTCGACTTTGCGGTTCTGAGCCACTGGCACTACGACCACTACGGCGGGTTCCCCCACGTGGGCGAGCTGAACCCGGGGCTGAGGCTCTACGCCCCACCGGGGAATAAGGTAGAGGCGATGAGATGGGGCTTCGACGTGGTTGAGGTGCTGAACGCTGGAAGAATCGCCGCCGGAGTGTGGACTTCCGGCCCTCTGGACGGCTTCGAGCAGGCGGTTGGAGTGGAAACCCCCTCAGGGCTGGTCGTCCTCGTCGGCTGCTCCCACCCCGGCGTTGACCGGCTCACTAGGGCCATCCTTGAGGTTTCTGGCCATGAAAAGGCCCACCTCGTCATCGGTGGCTTCCACGGGCCATCGAGGGGAACTCTGGACAGGCTCGCCGAGATGGCCGACTTCATAGCCCCCGCCCACTGTTCCGGAGATGCGGCGAAGACGTACGTGAGGAAGAGGTACCCGGAGAAGTTTGTATCGGTTAAAACGGGCACGATGGTCGAGGTTTAA